Within the Burkholderia ubonensis genome, the region AACCTCGCCGAGCGCATCGATCCGCACCTCGGCCGGCAGTCGCCGCGCGCAAGCACGCGCCACGCCGAAGGCCAGCAGCGCCGCCGTCACGGCCAGCGCCCCCGCCCCGGCCGCGCCGCCGGCGCGCGGCGCGACGAACAGGTGCACCGCCACTGCAGCCGCCGCGATGAAAACGGCCAGCACTACGTACAACACGGCCGAGGCCCGCAGCGCGAAACGCTGCGGGCACCCGGCCGTGATTCCGACAGGATTCGTCAAGCGATTCCGCGTCAGGCGCGCTTGAACACCAGCGTGCCGTTGGTGCCGCCGAAGCCGAAATTGTTCTTCACGGCCACGTCGATCTTCATGTCACGCGCGGTGTTCGCGCAGTAATCGAGATCGCACTCCGGATCCTGGTTGAAGATGTTGATCGTCGGCGGCGACACGTTGTTGTGCAGCGCCAGCACCGTGAACACCGATTCGAGGCCGCCCGCGCCGCCCAGCAGGTGGCCCGTCATCGACTTCGTCGAGTTCACGACGAGCTTGTACGCGTGGTCGCCGAACGCAGCCTTGACGGCATCGGATTCGTTCTTGTCGCCCAGCGGCGTCGACGTGCCGTGCGCGTTCAGGTACTGGACCTCGTCCGGGTTCATGCCGGCGTCGCGCAGTGCCGCGACCATGCAGCGGCGCGGGCCGTCCATGTTCGGCGCGGTCATGTGGTACGCGTCGCCCGTCATGCCGAAGCCCGCGACTTCCGCGTAGATCTTCGCGCCGCGCGCCTTCGCCGACTCGTACTCTTCCAGCACCATCACGCCCGCGCCCTCGCCCAGCACGAAGCCGTCGCGTTCCTTGTCCCACGGACGGGACGCGGTCGCCGGATCGTCGTTGCGGGTCGACAGTGCACGCGCCGCCGCGAAGCCGCCGATGCCGAGCGGCGACACCGTCGATTCGGCGCCGCCCGCGACCATCACGTCGGCGTCGCCGGCCTGGATCAGGCGCGCGGCGAGACCGATGCTGTGCAGGCCGGTCGTGCAGGCCGTGACGGCCGCGAGGTTCGGGCCCTTCAGGCCGAACATGATGCTCAGGTGGCCCGAGATCATGTTGATGATCGAACCCGGCACGAAGAACGGCGAAATCCGGCGCGGGCCGCGATCGACGTAGGTCTGATGGGTGTCCTCGATCATCGGCAGGCCGCCGATGCCGGAGCCGACCATCACGCCGATGCGTTCCGCATTGGCTTCGGTCACTTCCAGCCCGCTGTCCCTGAACGCCTGCATGCCGGCGGCAATGCCGTAATGAATGAAGGTGTCCATGCTGCGGGCTTCCTTCGCCGGGATGTATTCCTCGGCGTTGAAGCCCTTCACCTCGCCCGCGAAATGCACGGCCAGGTTCGACGAATCGAATTTGGTGACGGTGGCGATGCCGGACTTGCCGGCGACGAGATTGGCCCAGCCGTCGGCAACACTATTGCCAACAGGCGAAATCAGCCCCAGGCCTGTAACGACAACACGACGGCGGCTCACGGTAACCTCTTTTCCGGATGACAAAAACAAAAGCCACAGCGGCCACAGGAACCAGCCCTGCAAGCCCTGTGGCTGTTACTCCGTCCGGCGAGGATGCCGGCAGGATGGCGCGTCAAATGCGACAGTCGCGAAAAGCGCGGACGGCGCTTACGCCTTGACGTTTGCGCGAGCGTAGTCGATCGCTTGCTGAACCGTCGTGATCTTCTCGGCTTCTTCGTCCGGGATTTCCATGCCGAACTCGTCTTCCAGGGCCATCACCAGCTCGACGGTGTCGAGCGAGTCTGCACCCAGGTCGTTCACGAACGAAGCTTCGTTCTTGATCTCGGCTTCTGCGACGCCCAGTTGCTCAGCGACGATCTTCTTGACACGTTGTTCGATATTGTCCATTACCCCTCCGAGGGAAAGTTCAGATTTACAAGTGCGCGCATTTTATCAGGTTTGCTGCCGGCCAAAACGCGCGTTGGCTTGATGGTCGATCAAGCGCCGATCCGCCAATAACCGGATACGGCGCGGATGGTAAACGAAAATCCTTACGACATGTACATGCCGCCGTTCACGTGCAGCGTCGTGCCGGTGATGTAACCGGCCTGCGGCGATGCGAGGAACGCGACGGCATGGGCGATGTCTTCCGGGCTGCCGAGGCGGCCGAGCGGAATCTGGGTCTTGAGCGCGGCCTGCTGTTCTTCCGGCAGCGTCTTCGTCATGTCGGTGTCGATGAAGCCCGGCGCCACGCAGTTGACCGTGATGCCGCGACTGCCGATCTCGCGCGCGAGCGCGCGGGTCATGCCCGCGACGCCGGCCTTCGCGGCCGCGTAGTTCGCCTGGCCCGGGTTGCCGGCCGAGCCGACCACCGACGTGATGTTGATGATGCGGCCGCCACGCGCCTTCATCATCGGGCGCAGCACCGCACGCGACAGGCGGAACACCGACTTCAGGTTGGTGTCGATCACGGCGTCCCAGTCCTCGTCCTTCATGCGCATCGCGAGCTGGTCCTGCGTGATGCCCGCGTTGTTCACGAGCACGTGCAGCGCGCCGAATTCCTTGACCGTCGCGTCGATCAGCGCTTCGGCCGCCGCCGCGTCGTTGACGTTCAGGACCGCGCCGCGGCCCGTGACGCCCGCTTCCGCGAAGGCC harbors:
- the fabF gene encoding beta-ketoacyl-ACP synthase II, whose amino-acid sequence is MSRRRVVVTGLGLISPVGNSVADGWANLVAGKSGIATVTKFDSSNLAVHFAGEVKGFNAEEYIPAKEARSMDTFIHYGIAAGMQAFRDSGLEVTEANAERIGVMVGSGIGGLPMIEDTHQTYVDRGPRRISPFFVPGSIINMISGHLSIMFGLKGPNLAAVTACTTGLHSIGLAARLIQAGDADVMVAGGAESTVSPLGIGGFAAARALSTRNDDPATASRPWDKERDGFVLGEGAGVMVLEEYESAKARGAKIYAEVAGFGMTGDAYHMTAPNMDGPRRCMVAALRDAGMNPDEVQYLNAHGTSTPLGDKNESDAVKAAFGDHAYKLVVNSTKSMTGHLLGGAGGLESVFTVLALHNNVSPPTINIFNQDPECDLDYCANTARDMKIDVAVKNNFGFGGTNGTLVFKRA
- the acpP gene encoding acyl carrier protein; translation: MDNIEQRVKKIVAEQLGVAEAEIKNEASFVNDLGADSLDTVELVMALEDEFGMEIPDEEAEKITTVQQAIDYARANVKA
- the fabG gene encoding 3-oxoacyl-ACP reductase FabG, producing the protein MEKTLDKQVAIVTGASRGIGRAIALELARLGATVIGTATSESGASAITAAFAEAGVTGRGAVLNVNDAAAAEALIDATVKEFGALHVLVNNAGITQDQLAMRMKDEDWDAVIDTNLKSVFRLSRAVLRPMMKARGGRIINITSVVGSAGNPGQANYAAAKAGVAGMTRALAREIGSRGITVNCVAPGFIDTDMTKTLPEEQQAALKTQIPLGRLGSPEDIAHAVAFLASPQAGYITGTTLHVNGGMYMS